Proteins co-encoded in one Marinomonas sp. IMCC 4694 genomic window:
- a CDS encoding pseudouridine synthase: MLSILFTGVDYWVIEKPAGMSFHAESETPGVMQSLAQAYPNHTFYPVHRLDKMTSGLLIVACHAASAATFGSLFERHEMEKRYLALSTKKPKKKQGSISGGMVPSRRGQWKLTKEAVNVAKTQFFSFFHQGFRLFLIRPLTGKTHQIRVALKSVGSPILGDIRYGGEAADRGYLHAYSLQFVWQGEAKFYRSVPQFGEHFSLELADFIASELDETVLIWPSKK, translated from the coding sequence TTGCTATCGATACTGTTTACTGGTGTTGACTATTGGGTTATTGAAAAACCGGCGGGGATGAGCTTTCACGCCGAATCTGAGACACCCGGTGTGATGCAATCTTTGGCGCAAGCGTATCCGAATCACACGTTTTATCCCGTTCATCGGTTGGATAAAATGACGTCAGGCTTATTGATTGTTGCCTGTCATGCTGCGTCTGCAGCGACGTTTGGAAGCTTGTTTGAGCGCCATGAAATGGAGAAGCGTTATCTTGCTTTGTCGACTAAAAAGCCGAAGAAAAAACAAGGTTCGATTTCTGGTGGAATGGTGCCGAGTCGAAGAGGTCAATGGAAACTGACGAAAGAGGCGGTTAATGTGGCAAAAACACAGTTTTTTTCGTTTTTTCATCAAGGGTTTAGGCTTTTTTTAATTCGACCCCTTACCGGTAAAACTCACCAAATTCGTGTTGCGCTAAAGAGTGTGGGGTCGCCAATTTTAGGGGATATTAGGTATGGCGGCGAGGCTGCCGATCGAGGCTACCTACACGCTTACTCCTTGCAATTTGTATGGCAAGGTGAGGCCAAATTTTATCGCAGTGTTCCTCAGTTTGGTGAGCATTTCTCGCTTGAATTAGCCGATTTTATTGCGTCTGAGTTAGATGAAACGGTCTTAATATGGCCATCTAAAAAGTAA
- a CDS encoding ABC transporter ATP-binding protein, giving the protein MNRQHLVARLELVNLTKQYPGCLANDAISLALMPGEIHALLGENGAGKSTLVKSIYGVVEPDKGTIIWNGKEVSINSPSVARDLGIGMVFQHFSLFETLTVSQNIELCLSKTQLNAIGDLAQRITQLSEEYGLNVKPSRYVHSLSIGERQRVEIMRCLVQSVKLLILDEPTSVLTPQEVSGLFGVLRTLSREGCSILFISHKLHEVTEICHKATILRGGSVVGTCVPSKETPASIAKMMVGDLAEQDAGYVKREGKEDVFAVDNLSLPSKQPFGTSLKNIHLTLKSGEILGIAGVAGNGQDELMAIISGEDDRQIKNTLSLEKQDIGHLHAGERRQLGMAYVPEERLGRGAVPDMSLTENTLLTHSDGFIKNGLVDWQSIKDYTSTLIEKYKIKCHGEFSEAKSLSGGNLQKFIMGREIGQNPKVLICAHPTWGVDVGAALSIHQALLELRDQGAAILLISEDIDELFLLADRMSALCDGYLSLLVKTEHTNIDQIGQWMAGTFINNASVPHTLEQEANP; this is encoded by the coding sequence TTGAACAGACAACATTTGGTAGCACGCCTAGAGCTTGTAAACCTTACCAAACAATATCCAGGTTGCCTTGCTAATGACGCGATCAGTTTGGCATTGATGCCAGGTGAAATTCATGCGCTGTTAGGCGAAAATGGCGCAGGTAAAAGCACTTTAGTAAAAAGCATTTATGGTGTGGTTGAGCCGGATAAAGGCACCATTATCTGGAACGGAAAAGAAGTCAGTATTAACTCGCCCTCTGTTGCTCGAGACTTGGGCATCGGCATGGTGTTCCAGCATTTTTCTTTATTTGAGACCCTCACGGTAAGTCAAAACATTGAATTGTGTCTTAGTAAAACGCAATTAAATGCGATTGGCGACCTAGCACAAAGAATCACTCAACTCTCTGAAGAATATGGTTTAAATGTTAAGCCAAGCCGCTATGTTCACTCTTTGTCTATTGGCGAAAGGCAGCGTGTTGAAATAATGCGTTGCCTTGTCCAGTCGGTCAAATTGCTCATATTAGACGAACCCACGTCGGTGCTGACGCCGCAAGAGGTTTCTGGCTTGTTTGGTGTTTTAAGAACACTGTCTAGAGAAGGCTGCAGTATTTTATTTATTAGCCACAAATTGCATGAAGTCACCGAAATTTGCCATAAAGCGACGATTTTACGCGGAGGAAGTGTCGTTGGCACCTGCGTACCTAGTAAGGAAACGCCCGCATCTATTGCCAAAATGATGGTAGGAGATTTAGCAGAGCAAGACGCCGGTTATGTCAAACGAGAAGGCAAAGAAGACGTTTTTGCCGTTGACAATTTATCTCTGCCCTCAAAACAACCATTTGGAACCTCATTAAAAAACATTCACTTAACCTTAAAATCAGGTGAGATTTTGGGCATCGCTGGGGTTGCTGGTAACGGTCAAGATGAGCTTATGGCCATCATAAGCGGTGAAGACGATCGTCAAATTAAAAACACACTGTCTCTTGAAAAACAAGATATTGGTCACCTTCACGCAGGAGAAAGACGTCAGCTTGGCATGGCCTATGTACCTGAAGAACGCCTAGGGCGTGGTGCGGTTCCAGACATGAGCCTAACTGAAAATACCTTGTTAACGCACAGTGACGGTTTCATAAAAAATGGCCTAGTGGACTGGCAAAGTATCAAAGACTACACCTCAACATTAATCGAGAAATACAAAATAAAATGCCACGGTGAATTTTCAGAAGCAAAAAGTCTAAGCGGCGGCAACCTGCAAAAATTCATCATGGGACGCGAAATTGGACAAAACCCTAAGGTGTTAATTTGCGCTCACCCAACATGGGGAGTCGATGTGGGTGCGGCTCTCTCTATACACCAGGCACTGTTGGAACTGCGCGATCAAGGCGCCGCCATTTTGCTCATTTCAGAAGACATAGACGAACTTTTTCTTTTAGCCGATCGCATGTCTGCTCTTTGTGATGGTTATTTGTCTCTACTCGTAAAAACGGAGCACACCAACATAGATCAAATTGGCCAATGGATGGCAGGTACTTTTATTAATAACGCATCGGTTCCACACACATTGGAACAAGAGGCTAACCCATGA
- a CDS encoding ABC transporter permease, which yields MIRIQTRTEPSSLMKVVSPLLAIVLTLIFGSILFTAIGKSPTQALHVLLIAPLADSYNIGEMFVKMGPLLLCAVGLSLCYQANMWNIGAEGQLLAGALGGSAMALYFIESDSAFALPITLIAGMVSGMLWAAVPTFLKLRFNSNLILTTIMFNYIALYLLIWAVHGPLRDPEGFGFPESALFADNTLLPVLFDSSRIHLGIVFAILSGIVGWFILSKTHLGFQIRVFGADEPAARYAGFSGKKLSWLVMLFAGALAGLAGVSETTGPIGQLVPNVSPGYGYSAIIVAYLGRLHPIGAILAAAFMAVLYMGGDLAQIEMGIPVAVVSMFQGVLLFFLLACDFFINNRLILTNQATN from the coding sequence ATGATCCGCATTCAAACTCGTACCGAACCCAGCTCGTTAATGAAGGTGGTTTCTCCGCTTCTTGCCATTGTGCTCACGCTGATTTTTGGCAGCATTTTATTTACCGCCATTGGAAAATCGCCCACTCAAGCTTTACATGTGCTGCTCATTGCCCCTTTGGCAGACAGTTATAACATTGGTGAAATGTTTGTCAAAATGGGGCCTTTGCTGCTTTGTGCTGTCGGTCTTTCATTGTGTTACCAAGCCAATATGTGGAACATTGGCGCCGAAGGGCAATTATTGGCAGGCGCATTAGGCGGCTCAGCGATGGCGCTGTATTTTATTGAATCGGACTCCGCTTTTGCTCTGCCTATTACCTTAATCGCCGGAATGGTGTCCGGCATGCTGTGGGCGGCGGTGCCTACTTTTTTAAAGCTGCGCTTCAATTCAAACCTGATATTAACCACCATCATGTTTAACTATATCGCCTTATATCTGCTTATTTGGGCCGTACACGGACCATTACGAGACCCTGAAGGCTTTGGCTTCCCTGAATCGGCTTTGTTTGCTGACAACACCTTGTTACCTGTGTTGTTTGACAGCAGCCGCATTCATCTGGGTATTGTATTTGCCATCTTGTCCGGAATTGTTGGCTGGTTCATTTTAAGTAAGACACACCTAGGCTTTCAGATTCGTGTCTTTGGGGCCGATGAGCCAGCGGCCAGATACGCGGGGTTCAGTGGCAAAAAGCTCAGCTGGTTGGTGATGTTATTCGCGGGCGCCCTAGCAGGATTGGCCGGTGTCAGTGAAACGACAGGACCAATAGGACAGCTGGTACCGAATGTGTCACCTGGGTACGGTTATTCCGCCATCATAGTCGCCTACCTTGGCAGACTGCACCCCATTGGCGCCATTTTAGCCGCGGCGTTTATGGCGGTACTTTATATGGGTGGCGATTTGGCGCAAATTGAAATGGGGATTCCGGTGGCCGTTGTCAGCATGTTCCAAGGCGTTTTATTATTTTTCTTGTTAGCCTGCGATTTTTTTATCAATAATCGACTTATCCTAACCAATCAAGCGACAAACTAG
- a CDS encoding ABC transporter permease, whose translation MDSDLIVQILFAAIKTGTPLLFIALGEVICEKSGALNLGQEGMMLMGAVVGFLAAYGTGSAGLGVLAAILMGCLMSLIFAVLVLQLGANQVATGLALTIFGTGLSAFIGSGVVGETIQGFQPIAIPLLSDIPFIGRVLFQHDILVYLSFVMTFVLMFVINKTRSGLILKAVGENPHAANAIGIKVLRVRYLAIMFGGGMAGISGAYMSLVYTPMWVENMTAGRGWIALALVVFASWRVGRIMLGAYLFGLASIMHLVLQGLGWSISPNLLAMMPYVATVVVMVIISADRFKEKLLAPRSLGKPFDPRNMA comes from the coding sequence TTGGACTCAGATCTCATCGTACAAATTTTGTTTGCCGCGATTAAAACCGGCACGCCTTTGCTATTTATTGCCTTAGGAGAAGTAATTTGTGAAAAATCGGGCGCACTGAACCTGGGTCAAGAAGGCATGATGCTAATGGGCGCTGTGGTCGGCTTTTTAGCCGCTTATGGCACAGGAAGCGCTGGTCTCGGTGTATTGGCCGCTATCTTAATGGGATGTTTGATGAGCTTAATTTTTGCGGTGCTCGTCTTACAATTAGGGGCAAATCAAGTCGCTACCGGCTTGGCTTTAACCATTTTTGGTACCGGATTAAGCGCCTTTATCGGTTCTGGCGTAGTAGGAGAAACCATTCAAGGTTTCCAACCTATTGCTATTCCATTGCTGTCTGATATTCCCTTTATTGGTCGAGTTTTATTCCAGCACGATATATTGGTGTATTTGTCGTTTGTGATGACGTTTGTATTGATGTTTGTCATCAACAAAACCCGCAGTGGTCTAATCTTAAAAGCCGTTGGCGAAAACCCTCACGCGGCTAATGCCATTGGCATAAAAGTATTGCGTGTTCGTTACTTAGCGATCATGTTTGGTGGCGGTATGGCAGGCATTTCTGGCGCTTATATGTCTCTGGTTTACACGCCCATGTGGGTCGAAAATATGACCGCTGGACGTGGGTGGATCGCATTGGCCCTGGTTGTGTTCGCTTCATGGCGAGTAGGAAGAATCATGCTAGGGGCCTATTTATTTGGCTTAGCCAGCATAATGCACCTTGTGTTACAGGGCTTAGGCTGGTCTATCTCTCCTAACCTTCTGGCAATGATGCCCTACGTGGCGACCGTGGTTGTCATGGTGATCATCAGCGCAGATCGATTTAAAGAAAAATTGCTGGCCCCTCGATCGTTGGGTAAACCCTTTGATCCGAGAAATATGGCTTAG
- a CDS encoding BMP family ABC transporter substrate-binding protein — MKLKSLLVGLGMIAGASLVHAEDPLKVGFVYVGPVGDLGWSYEHDRGRLGLEEYFGDKVETTFVENVPEGADAERVITQLAKAGNDMIFTTSFGFMNPTVKVAKRFPNVTFEHATGYKLSKNLGTYVLRTYEGRYISGVTAGMMTKTNTIGYIGSFPIPEVIRDINAVYMGAKSVNPDVKIKIVWANTWYDPGKETDAANALMDQGVDVLLQHTDSPAPLIAAEKRGLRGIGQASDQSKFAPTAHIFSVRDDWAPYYIKQVQAKMDGTWEPKDFWGGFQDDMLSLASINSNLPADVRTKIDMTRDSIKSGEFKPFTGPITDNKGNVVVPANHSLTDVELAKVNWYVEGITDEIPR, encoded by the coding sequence ATGAAACTTAAAAGTTTACTCGTCGGCTTAGGTATGATTGCTGGTGCAAGCCTTGTTCACGCAGAAGATCCATTAAAAGTGGGGTTTGTGTATGTTGGGCCTGTGGGTGATTTGGGCTGGAGCTATGAGCATGACCGAGGTCGTTTGGGCCTGGAAGAATACTTTGGCGACAAAGTAGAAACCACATTTGTAGAAAACGTGCCTGAAGGTGCAGATGCCGAACGTGTTATTACCCAGCTAGCAAAAGCCGGAAACGACATGATTTTCACTACGTCTTTCGGATTTATGAACCCGACGGTCAAAGTAGCGAAACGTTTCCCCAACGTCACCTTTGAACATGCAACCGGTTATAAGCTGTCTAAAAACCTAGGCACTTATGTTTTGCGCACTTACGAAGGTCGTTATATTTCTGGCGTGACCGCTGGCATGATGACCAAAACCAACACCATCGGCTACATTGGCTCATTCCCTATCCCAGAAGTAATCCGCGATATTAATGCTGTGTATATGGGCGCAAAAAGTGTTAATCCTGACGTGAAAATCAAAATAGTTTGGGCGAACACTTGGTATGATCCAGGTAAAGAAACCGACGCTGCCAACGCACTAATGGACCAAGGTGTGGATGTATTGTTACAACACACAGACAGCCCTGCACCACTTATTGCTGCTGAAAAACGTGGTCTACGTGGTATAGGTCAAGCATCTGATCAGAGCAAATTCGCTCCAACCGCACATATTTTCTCAGTACGTGATGATTGGGCTCCTTACTACATCAAACAAGTACAAGCCAAAATGGACGGTACGTGGGAACCTAAAGACTTCTGGGGTGGCTTTCAAGACGACATGTTGTCACTGGCGTCTATCAACTCAAATCTGCCAGCCGATGTTCGCACCAAAATCGACATGACTCGCGACAGTATTAAATCCGGCGAATTCAAGCCTTTCACTGGTCCTATTACAGACAATAAAGGCAACGTCGTCGTGCCGGCTAACCATTCTCTAACCGATGTAGAGTTGGCTAAAGTAAACTGGTACGTAGAAGGCATTACTGACGAGATCCCTCGTTAA
- a CDS encoding adenosine deaminase, protein MDPHHSLIALSEAMPKTELHLHIEGTFEPEQMFAIAQRNQVPLQYESMDALKAAYQFTNLQDFLDLYYQGMSVLLHEVDFYDLTMAYLTKVHSENVVHVEIFFDPQAHLSRGVPFDVQIKGIYNALQDAKKKWGMSSKLIMSFLRHLSEDSAFGTLEQATPFLSWIDGVGLDSSELGHPPEKFLRVFEVCKNLGLKVTAHAGEEGPPEYVWQAIEQIGVDRIDHGNRALEDELLIKTLQERQLTLTVCPLSNLKLCVVHDMKDHPITHMLQLGLNATVNSDDPAYFGGYMNDNYASLIRHTGIQKTELQQLAENGINGSWMSKQEKTKHLTALFALFL, encoded by the coding sequence ATGGATCCACACCATTCTCTTATTGCTCTGTCAGAAGCTATGCCAAAAACGGAACTTCACCTCCATATTGAAGGTACCTTTGAGCCAGAGCAGATGTTTGCCATCGCACAGCGCAATCAAGTACCACTTCAATACGAGTCAATGGACGCTCTCAAAGCCGCCTATCAATTTACCAACTTACAAGATTTTCTCGATCTGTATTATCAAGGTATGTCGGTATTGCTTCACGAAGTCGATTTTTATGACCTGACCATGGCGTACCTAACAAAAGTACACAGTGAAAATGTCGTTCATGTAGAAATTTTCTTTGATCCCCAAGCCCACTTATCTCGTGGCGTGCCATTCGATGTTCAGATCAAAGGCATTTACAACGCCCTACAAGATGCTAAGAAAAAATGGGGAATGTCCTCGAAGTTGATTATGTCTTTTTTACGCCATCTAAGCGAAGACAGCGCATTTGGGACACTTGAACAAGCAACCCCTTTCCTTAGCTGGATCGATGGTGTTGGATTAGACAGTTCCGAGCTTGGTCATCCGCCCGAAAAATTTTTACGCGTGTTTGAAGTCTGCAAGAACCTCGGCCTGAAAGTCACCGCTCACGCCGGAGAAGAAGGTCCTCCAGAATATGTTTGGCAAGCCATAGAGCAAATTGGTGTGGATCGTATAGACCACGGTAACCGGGCATTAGAAGACGAACTATTAATAAAAACTCTACAAGAGCGCCAACTCACTTTAACGGTGTGCCCGTTGTCGAACCTAAAACTGTGCGTTGTGCACGATATGAAAGACCACCCTATTACCCATATGCTTCAGCTGGGCTTAAACGCAACGGTAAATTCCGACGATCCGGCGTACTTTGGTGGTTACATGAACGATAACTATGCGTCACTTATTCGTCACACAGGAATCCAAAAAACAGAGCTTCAGCAATTGGCCGAAAATGGCATAAACGGCAGCTGGATGAGCAAACAGGAGAAAACTAAGCACTTAACAGCGCTCTTTGCGCTCTTTCTTTGA
- a CDS encoding DUF2750 domain-containing protein, whose protein sequence is MTIASLLDDRFYHLLSNERYDYMLKLIKQKRDIWTLADAEGCLIIDLGSDKVLPIWPTEAFAKTWGEKDYLGFEALNISATDWTEKWLPGMQQDGYSVGVAPNLAGECIVSSAEEHADDVQK, encoded by the coding sequence ATGACCATTGCCTCCCTACTCGATGACCGCTTTTACCACTTACTTAGCAATGAACGCTACGACTATATGCTGAAACTAATCAAACAAAAACGCGACATTTGGACGCTGGCTGATGCCGAAGGGTGCTTGATTATCGATCTTGGCAGTGACAAAGTACTGCCTATTTGGCCCACTGAAGCCTTCGCCAAAACATGGGGTGAAAAAGACTATCTAGGCTTTGAAGCACTTAACATCAGCGCAACAGACTGGACTGAAAAATGGCTACCAGGCATGCAGCAAGACGGTTATTCCGTTGGCGTCGCACCTAACCTAGCAGGCGAATGCATTGTATCTTCGGCCGAAGAGCACGCCGACGACGTGCAAAAATAA
- a CDS encoding LTA synthase family protein, whose protein sequence is MSNNSGVLMRIVCPLRPYLYFLALTLICLTASRLLLMIWQYDRINSTGDWFTLLGFGLRIDLASIAFLIGIPAVISLLVSGLPYINRVWDLLTRFWLTGTFVLLIFMEASTPAFIDEYSLRPNRLFVEYLLYPKEVFSMLIEGHKLTLFVTSLITTITVILSFQFFRKRSILGQPQPKWYERPVLMALVFVLAFVGARSSFQHRAINPSYTAFTNDPLINSLTLNSTYSLLYAVNQMSAEISSFKLYPKMAQDDVINEIHQAMGLGKEQFTSEEFPTLHQQVATRQYERPKNLVIILEESLGAQFVGSLGGLPLTPEYDKLVPEGWAFNNLYATGTRSVRGIEAVITGFVPTPARSTVKLPNSQTGFFTIAKLLGQQGYSTNFIYGGGAHFDNMKTFFLGNGFDSIIEEKNFNNPEFVGSWGVSDEDLFTKANQDFVERSKSNTPFFSLVFSSSNHDPYEFPDNKIELYNSPKNTRENAVKYSDHAVGHFFRLAKQEAYWKDTIFLVVADHDARTRRSDLVPIPSFHIPGLILGNGIEAKQDNRMTSQIDLAPTLMSLIGVDAEHPMIGQDMTAVGDDYRGRAIMQFDQNQAYLTGNKVVILEPQKPPKTFTYDNQTLTQSDQVEQAIIDRAIAHPLLGTWLYNEKRYDLARPETLLKTTVDNDLH, encoded by the coding sequence ATGTCGAATAATAGTGGCGTTTTGATGCGCATTGTGTGTCCTTTAAGGCCGTATCTGTATTTTCTTGCATTGACGCTCATTTGTTTGACGGCAAGCCGTTTATTACTGATGATTTGGCAATACGATCGAATCAACAGCACGGGCGATTGGTTCACTTTGTTGGGTTTCGGCTTGCGTATTGACTTGGCGTCTATCGCCTTTCTTATTGGCATACCCGCCGTCATCAGCTTGTTGGTCTCGGGATTACCCTACATAAACCGTGTGTGGGATTTACTCACACGCTTCTGGTTGACCGGCACGTTTGTATTATTAATTTTTATGGAGGCCTCTACACCAGCGTTCATTGATGAATACAGCTTACGACCAAATCGATTGTTTGTTGAGTATTTGCTTTATCCAAAGGAAGTCTTTTCGATGTTGATTGAGGGACATAAGCTGACTCTCTTTGTGACGTCGCTTATTACCACGATCACTGTCATTTTGTCTTTTCAGTTTTTCCGCAAACGAAGCATTCTTGGCCAACCGCAACCCAAATGGTACGAACGCCCTGTTCTGATGGCATTGGTTTTTGTGCTGGCCTTTGTGGGCGCTCGGTCTAGCTTTCAGCATCGCGCCATTAACCCCAGCTATACCGCGTTTACCAATGACCCACTCATCAACAGTTTAACGCTCAACTCAACTTATTCTCTACTCTATGCGGTCAACCAGATGTCGGCAGAGATAAGCTCTTTTAAGCTCTACCCAAAAATGGCACAAGACGACGTTATTAACGAGATACATCAAGCAATGGGGCTGGGCAAAGAGCAATTTACGTCAGAAGAATTTCCGACCTTACACCAACAAGTCGCCACTCGTCAGTATGAACGCCCTAAAAATCTGGTCATCATTCTGGAAGAAAGCTTAGGCGCGCAGTTTGTTGGCAGCTTAGGCGGCCTACCCCTGACACCAGAATACGACAAATTAGTGCCAGAGGGCTGGGCATTTAATAACCTATACGCGACAGGTACACGCTCTGTCCGTGGTATAGAAGCTGTAATCACCGGGTTTGTTCCCACACCGGCTCGCAGCACAGTGAAATTACCTAATTCACAGACTGGTTTTTTCACCATCGCCAAGCTACTGGGCCAACAAGGCTACAGCACGAATTTCATTTATGGTGGCGGTGCACACTTTGATAATATGAAAACGTTTTTTTTAGGAAACGGTTTTGATTCTATTATCGAAGAAAAAAACTTTAACAACCCTGAATTTGTCGGTTCTTGGGGTGTCAGCGATGAAGATCTGTTCACTAAAGCCAATCAAGATTTTGTTGAGCGCTCCAAAAGTAACACCCCCTTTTTTAGCCTGGTGTTTAGCTCCTCAAATCACGACCCTTATGAGTTTCCAGATAACAAAATCGAGCTGTATAACAGCCCTAAAAATACTCGTGAAAACGCAGTAAAATATTCCGACCACGCCGTTGGCCATTTTTTTAGACTGGCAAAACAAGAAGCCTACTGGAAAGACACGATATTTTTAGTGGTGGCTGATCATGACGCTCGAACTAGACGCTCTGATCTAGTGCCAATCCCGAGCTTTCATATTCCCGGCTTGATCTTAGGGAATGGCATTGAAGCAAAACAAGACAATCGCATGACCAGCCAAATTGATCTCGCGCCCACCTTGATGTCCCTCATTGGTGTCGATGCTGAGCACCCCATGATTGGACAAGACATGACCGCCGTTGGTGACGACTACCGTGGTCGCGCCATCATGCAATTTGATCAGAACCAGGCGTATCTAACAGGCAACAAGGTGGTGATTTTAGAGCCTCAAAAGCCTCCTAAAACCTTCACCTATGACAATCAAACGCTTACGCAGAGCGACCAAGTAGAGCAAGCGATCATCGATCGTGCCATTGCACACCCGTTGCTAGGCACTTGGCTTTACAATGAAAAACGTTATGATTTAGCAAGACCAGAGACGTTGCTTAAAACAACCGTTGATAATGACCTACATTAA
- a CDS encoding RNA polymerase sigma factor, whose product MLVGDEEWHRQVKALMYRIQQQDSLALSMLYQLTSAKLFGLIYRIVKEEAEAEDVLQEVFLKIWLNASKFSGKGSAWAWLCVMSRNSSLDRWRKIQQHPHISTEDSSDLLDLLVEENDLSDHIAMNRCLYSLKEQARNCILKSYLYGHSHSDLAKAMSVPLGTMKAWVRRGLKELKECLES is encoded by the coding sequence GTGTTAGTGGGTGATGAAGAGTGGCATCGTCAAGTCAAAGCGTTGATGTATCGAATACAGCAACAAGATTCACTCGCGTTATCGATGTTGTATCAACTGACGAGTGCCAAATTGTTTGGGCTTATTTATCGCATCGTAAAAGAGGAAGCAGAAGCGGAAGATGTACTTCAAGAGGTATTTCTAAAAATATGGCTTAATGCTTCAAAATTCAGCGGAAAAGGCAGTGCTTGGGCGTGGCTGTGTGTGATGTCACGAAATAGCAGTTTAGATCGCTGGCGTAAAATACAGCAACACCCTCATATTTCCACTGAAGACAGCAGCGATTTACTTGATTTATTAGTCGAGGAAAATGATTTATCTGATCATATTGCAATGAACCGCTGTTTGTATTCATTAAAAGAACAGGCAAGAAACTGCATTCTTAAATCGTACTTATACGGCCACAGCCACAGTGACCTCGCAAAAGCAATGTCGGTCCCTTTAGGTACCATGAAGGCATGGGTACGCCGAGGGCTAAAGGAGTTAAAAGAATGTCTAGAATCCTAA
- a CDS encoding alanine/glycine:cation symporter family protein — MQAFIDFLNGVIWSPALIYLCLGAGLFYSILTRFAQVRHFKEMCSLLFTPNESDKGISSFQALAVSLSGRVGTGNIAGVAAAIGFGGPGAVFWMWVVAFLGASTAYAESTLGQLYKENDNGQYRGGPAYYFERCLGWRWLGVLFALASILACGVFLPGIQANSVGNAVTQIFGEGVIVSSSFGDVGSTKLVALAVILLTLAFIIFGGIKRIAGFTQIVVPFMALGYIVMALIVVFLNLDKVPGIFGMIFSDAFTAKAGFGAAIGWGVKRGVYSNEAGQGTGPHAAAAAEVQHPAQQGLVQAFSVYVDTLFICTATALMILITQQYNVQGTLPDGQFIVQNVDPSTIIASPAFTQMALASVFGSVGPIFVGIALFFFAFTTILAYYYIAETNVAYLRRALKINVSLTLVKFLIMFMVAYGTVNTAGYIWNLGDVGVGLMAWLNIVGIIAIFFMSRPTMKTLRDYEDQKAAGVTEYTFNPKALGIKGAEFWEKRYDEQQAQKNAKK; from the coding sequence ATGCAAGCATTCATTGATTTCTTAAACGGAGTCATTTGGAGCCCTGCCCTAATTTATTTGTGTTTAGGTGCCGGTTTATTTTACTCAATACTTACCCGTTTTGCTCAAGTGCGACACTTCAAGGAAATGTGTTCGCTGCTTTTTACTCCAAACGAATCCGATAAAGGTATTTCATCTTTCCAAGCACTGGCTGTGTCTTTGTCAGGTCGCGTGGGTACCGGTAATATCGCAGGCGTTGCGGCGGCCATTGGCTTTGGTGGTCCTGGTGCTGTTTTCTGGATGTGGGTTGTGGCGTTTTTAGGCGCAAGCACCGCCTACGCAGAATCAACGCTTGGTCAACTTTACAAAGAAAACGACAACGGCCAATATCGCGGTGGCCCAGCGTATTACTTTGAACGCTGCCTAGGCTGGCGTTGGTTAGGCGTTTTATTCGCTTTGGCGTCTATTCTTGCCTGTGGTGTTTTTCTTCCAGGGATTCAAGCAAACTCGGTAGGTAACGCCGTTACGCAAATTTTCGGCGAAGGCGTCATCGTTTCAAGTTCGTTTGGTGATGTAGGGTCGACTAAGCTTGTGGCATTGGCGGTTATTCTGTTAACACTGGCCTTCATTATTTTTGGTGGCATCAAACGCATCGCCGGCTTTACTCAAATCGTCGTGCCCTTCATGGCACTTGGCTATATTGTGATGGCGTTGATTGTCGTATTCTTAAACCTTGATAAAGTGCCTGGCATTTTCGGCATGATCTTTTCTGATGCGTTCACCGCTAAAGCCGGTTTTGGTGCAGCGATTGGTTGGGGTGTGAAACGTGGCGTTTACTCAAACGAAGCCGGTCAAGGTACAGGCCCTCATGCGGCGGCCGCGGCCGAAGTTCAACACCCTGCACAGCAAGGTTTGGTTCAAGCTTTTTCTGTGTATGTAGATACCTTGTTTATTTGTACAGCAACCGCCTTAATGATCTTGATCACTCAACAATACAACGTACAAGGCACCTTGCCAGATGGTCAGTTCATCGTACAAAACGTTGATCCTTCAACTATTATAGCGTCACCTGCTTTTACTCAAATGGCCTTGGCCAGTGTATTTGGTAGCGTTGGCCCTATCTTTGTGGGCATCGCTTTGTTCTTCTTCGCCTTTACGACGATTTTGGCGTACTACTATATTGCCGAAACCAACGTGGCGTACCTGCGTCGCGCGTTAAAAATTAACGTGTCATTAACCCTCGTGAAATTTTTGATCATGTTCATGGTGGCTTACGGTACGGTAAACACCGCGGGGTACATTTGGAACTTGGGTGACGTAGGCGTGGGCTTAATGGCTTGGTTAAACATTGTCGGTATCATCGCTATTTTCTTTATGTCTCGTCCGACTATGAAGACACTACGCGATTACGAAGACCAAAAAGCCGCTGGCGTAACAGAATACACCTTTAACCCGAAAGCCCTTGGCATCAAAGGCGCGGAGTTCTGGGAAAAACGTTACGACGAACAGCAAGCTCAGAAAAACGCGAAGAAATAA